The Dermacentor albipictus isolate Rhodes 1998 colony chromosome 2, USDA_Dalb.pri_finalv2, whole genome shotgun sequence genome has a segment encoding these proteins:
- the LOC139055383 gene encoding acanthoscurrin-1-like, which translates to MNALSTVVVLSAIVACAYAGGLLGGYGLGGLGYGGYGLGYGGYGLGYGGGFGGGFGGGYGGGYGGGYGGGYGGGYGVGGVGIGSSVALLSGGPPFAKAVAGPAFVIRTVHHVNKVNGGGAVLAHSGLGGGYGGGYGYGRGYGYGGGYGYGGGYGGYGYKV; encoded by the exons ATGAACGCCCTG AGCACTGTCGTCGTCCTATCAGCCATCGTAGCCTGTGCCTATGCCGGGGGACTCCTAGGTGGCTACGGCCTCGGTGGTCTCGGATACGGAGGATATGGACTTGGTTATGGCGGCTATGGCCTTGGATACGGCGGAGGCTTCGGCGGAGGCTTCGGCGGAGGCTACGGCGGAGGCTACGGCGGGGGCTATGGCGGAGGCTACGGTGGAGGCTACGGCGTTGGCGGCGTAGGCATCGGCAGCAGTGTTGCTCTTCTTAGTGGAGGTCCTCCCTTCGCCAAAGCCGTGGCCGGACCAGCCTTTGTGATAAGGACGGTTCATCACGTGAACAAAGTGAACGGTGGAGGAGCCGTTCTCGCTCACTCTGGCCTTGGTGGCGGTTATGGAGGCGGCTATGGATATGGCCGTGGTTACGGGTACGGAGGTGGCTACGGCTATGGTGGAGGCTACGGTGGCTATGGTTACAAGGTCTGA